One genomic region from Artemia franciscana chromosome 17, ASM3288406v1, whole genome shotgun sequence encodes:
- the LOC136037506 gene encoding ras-related protein Rab-8B-like produces MLEQAVCRDAACPVGPILVLLEWCDTAGMETHFSLPRAYYRGADGILLVYDVTSLVSFNNLEKWLHQIERHASSDAVIMLLGNKFDKVIEMGDKQQVHHFDEMDAHSVFRFSLESSPSIIWKRLLNTLSRS; encoded by the exons atGCTGGAGCAAGCTGTGTGTAGAGACGCAGCCTGCCCTGTTGGTCCTATTCTGGTTCTTTTGGAATGGTG TGACACAGCAGGAATGGAGACACACTTTAGTCTGCCACGAGCTTATTATAGAGGTGCAGATGGTATTTTGCTTGTTTACGACGTAACGTCTTTAGTTAGTTTCAACAATCTCGAGAAATGGCTGCACCAGATCGAGAGGCATGCTTCATCAGATGCAGTAATTATGCTGCTTGGTAATAAATTTGACAAAGTGATAGAAATGGGTGATAAACAACAG gttcatcattttgacgaaatggatgcacatagtgtctttcgatttagtttagaaTCCTCCCCCAGCATCATCTGGAAGCGTCTACTAAATACTCTTAGCCGCTCTTGA